Proteins encoded within one genomic window of Oryza glaberrima chromosome 12, OglaRS2, whole genome shotgun sequence:
- the LOC127756261 gene encoding putative cytochrome c biosynthesis ccmC-like mitochondrial protein — protein MSVSLLQPYFFMSKTKSYAQILIGSRLFLTAMAIHLSLRVAPPDLQQGGNSRISYVHVPAARMSIVIYIATAINSSLFPLTKHPLFLRSSGTGTEIGAFSTLFTLVTGGFRGRPMWGTFRVWDARLTSVFILFLIYLGALRFQKLPIEPAPISIRAGPIDIPIIKSPVNWWNTSHQPGSISRGFTESSIYQ, from the coding sequence atgtcagtTTCGTTATTACaaccttatttttttatgtcaaaGACAAAAAGCTACGCGCAAATTCTCATTGGATCTCGGTTGTTCTTAACAGCGATGGCTATTCATTTAAGTCTTCGGGTAGCACCACCAGATCTTCAACAAGGTGGAAATTCTCGTATTTCGTATGTACATGTTCCTGCGGCTCGGATGAGTATAGTTATTTATATCGCGACAGCTATAAACAGTTCCTTGTTCCCATTAACAAAACATCCCCTTTTTCTTCGCTCTTCCGGAACCGGTACAGAAATTGGTGCTTTTTCTACTTTGTTTACGTTAGTGACTGGGGGATTTCGGGGAAGGCCTATGTGGGGTACCTTTCGGGTGTGGGATGCTCGTTTAACTTCTGTATTCATCTTGTTTCTTATTTACCTGGGTGCACTGCGTTTTCAAAAGCTTCCTATCGAACCGGCTCCTATTTCAATCCGTGCTGGACCGATCGATATACCAATAATAAAGTCTCCAGTCAACTGGTGGAATACATCGCATCAACCTGGGAGTATTAGCCGAGGGTTCACCGAGTCTTCGATATACCAATAA